From a single Streptomyces sp. NBC_00377 genomic region:
- a CDS encoding amylo-alpha-1,6-glucosidase, whose product MTERHHLLVYGGTFAAVGDRGDISGVRGPGAAAGSPEGLFVRDARHLSRWQLTVDGAVPEVLSPVADGDTTRCVLVPRGGRNEPPSCTLFREQAVGDSSFVESLRVVSNRPVPTTVRLAVTADADFTDQFELRSDHRTYAKTGVVRRRQVLDDGVEFTYRRGEWTSCTTVTAEPVPDGVEETGTGARRLVWRLELEPHDSAELTLRVMARPHGEKRALRVPRSPASVTGQLLAQEGAFVEGVAFPTGWPELAAACARGLADLASLQVQATGPDGEELRVPAAGAPWFLTLLGRDALLTSLFALPYRPGPAAATLLALAAAQATETGPESVAQPGKIVHEMRHGELAHFGQVPYGRYYGSVDATPLFLVVLGAYVEQTGDAALARRLEPNARAAIGWMLDHGGLTSRGYLVYRADQGGLANQNWKDSPGAICSADGTRPTGAVLAAGAQGYAYDALRRTAWLARTVWEDEKYAALLEQAAADLRDRFQRDFWMRDRSFPALALDGEGRQVDALASDAGHLLWSGLLDKEYGEIVGRRLLEPDFFSGWGVRTLASGQPAYHPLSYHRGSVWPHDNALITLGLARYGLHDEARTVAHGLVAAATATGHRLPEVLAGYGRDTHAEPVPYPHACVRESRSAAAPLALLTAVGGA is encoded by the coding sequence ATGACGGAACGGCATCATCTGCTCGTGTACGGCGGGACGTTCGCGGCCGTGGGCGACCGCGGGGACATCAGTGGGGTACGGGGTCCCGGGGCGGCCGCAGGCTCCCCCGAAGGGCTGTTCGTCCGGGACGCCCGGCATCTCAGCCGCTGGCAGCTGACGGTCGACGGCGCGGTGCCAGAGGTGCTCTCGCCGGTCGCGGACGGGGACACCACCCGGTGCGTACTCGTCCCGCGCGGCGGCCGCAACGAGCCGCCTTCCTGCACGCTCTTCCGTGAACAGGCCGTCGGGGACAGCTCGTTCGTCGAGTCGCTGCGGGTGGTCAGCAACCGCCCGGTGCCGACGACGGTCCGTCTCGCGGTCACCGCGGACGCCGACTTCACCGACCAGTTCGAACTGCGCTCGGACCACCGGACGTACGCGAAGACCGGGGTGGTCCGCCGCCGCCAGGTCCTGGACGACGGGGTCGAGTTCACCTACCGGCGCGGCGAGTGGACGTCCTGCACGACGGTGACGGCCGAGCCCGTGCCGGACGGCGTCGAGGAGACCGGCACCGGCGCCCGCCGCCTGGTGTGGCGGCTGGAGCTCGAGCCGCACGACTCCGCCGAGCTGACCCTGCGGGTGATGGCCCGGCCGCACGGCGAGAAGCGGGCCCTGCGGGTGCCCCGTTCCCCGGCCTCCGTGACCGGCCAACTCCTCGCGCAGGAAGGCGCGTTCGTGGAGGGGGTGGCCTTCCCGACCGGCTGGCCGGAGCTCGCGGCCGCCTGTGCGCGCGGGCTCGCGGACCTGGCCTCGCTCCAGGTCCAGGCGACCGGTCCGGACGGCGAGGAGCTGCGCGTCCCGGCGGCGGGCGCCCCCTGGTTCCTGACCCTGCTGGGCCGCGACGCCCTGCTCACCTCGCTCTTCGCCCTCCCCTACCGACCCGGCCCGGCCGCCGCCACGCTCCTCGCGCTCGCCGCGGCCCAGGCCACCGAGACCGGCCCGGAGTCGGTGGCCCAGCCCGGCAAGATCGTGCACGAGATGCGGCACGGCGAACTCGCCCACTTCGGCCAGGTCCCGTACGGCCGCTACTACGGTTCGGTCGACGCGACCCCGCTGTTCCTCGTCGTCCTCGGCGCGTACGTCGAGCAGACCGGTGACGCGGCACTGGCGCGCCGGCTGGAGCCGAACGCCCGCGCGGCGATCGGCTGGATGCTGGACCACGGCGGGCTCACCTCCCGCGGCTACCTGGTGTACCGGGCCGACCAGGGCGGACTGGCCAACCAGAACTGGAAGGACTCCCCCGGCGCCATCTGCTCCGCGGACGGCACCCGCCCGACGGGCGCGGTGCTGGCGGCGGGGGCCCAGGGCTACGCGTACGACGCGCTGCGCCGCACGGCGTGGCTGGCGCGCACGGTGTGGGAGGACGAGAAGTACGCGGCGCTGCTGGAACAGGCCGCCGCCGACCTGCGGGACCGGTTCCAGCGGGACTTCTGGATGCGGGACCGTTCCTTCCCTGCGCTCGCGCTGGACGGGGAGGGCCGCCAGGTCGACGCGCTCGCCTCGGACGCGGGCCATCTCCTCTGGTCGGGTCTGCTGGACAAGGAGTACGGGGAGATCGTCGGCCGGCGCCTGCTCGAACCGGACTTCTTCTCCGGGTGGGGCGTGCGCACGCTGGCGTCCGGACAGCCGGCGTACCACCCGCTCTCCTACCACCGGGGTTCGGTCTGGCCGCACGACAACGCGCTGATCACGCTGGGCCTCGCCCGCTACGGTCTGCACGACGAGGCCCGTACGGTCGCCCACGGGCTGGTCGCCGCGGCGACCGCGACGGGTCACCGTCTCCCCGAGGTCCTCGCGGGCTACGGCCGCGACACCCATGCCGAGCCGGTACCGTACCCACACGCGTGTGTACGGGAGTCCCGTTCGGCGGCGGCCCCGCTGGCGCTGCTCACGGCGGTCGGGGGCGCGTGA